The Anabrus simplex isolate iqAnaSimp1 chromosome 1, ASM4041472v1, whole genome shotgun sequence genome window below encodes:
- the LOC136858654 gene encoding hemolymph lipopolysaccharide-binding protein → MLSSVCYVIVMALLAVEGCTASTCSSNEEIFQFSISSKKNSSLHRILQVDLMKGTGGTSNSSGEISLDVEHGRSMCNNGELVRLSTTVSVLETSIRRGDYELFPGIGYYKLHTKAELWEAAREICVREGAHLIVINSDAEANVVREYFSRKPTFSGSSDRNYVFAGFHDKYTEGDFVTVTVIGPSSSLMQLATPPYPVLNFPFLVTNASYI, encoded by the exons ATGTTGTCTTCAGTGTGTTACGTAATTGTGATGGCATTGCTGGCTGTTGAGGGCTGTACGGCTTCAACGTGTTCATCGAATGAGGAAATATTCCAGTTTTCAATAAGCAGTAAGAAGAACTCATCGCTTCATCGCATTCTGCAG GTAGATCTGATGAAGGGTACAGGAGGAACCTCAAATAGCAGCGGGGAGATATCCTTGGACGTGGAACACGGCCGATCCATGTGCAACAATGGTGAACTGGTTCGTCTGAGCACTACAGTCTCTG TCCTAGAAACTTCCATTCGAAGAGGTGATTACGAGTTATTTCCTGGTATAGGCTACTACAAACTACACACCAAAGCTGAACTATGGGAAGCAGCACGGGAGATCTGTGTGAGAGAAGGAGCCCATCTTATTGTCATTAACTCCGACGCCGAGGCCAATGTTGTGAGGGAGTACTTCTCAAGAAAACCGACGTTTTCCGGCTCTTCAGATAGAAATTATGTTTTCGCTGGCTTTCACGATAAATATACTGAAGGAGACTTCGTTACTGTCACAG TCATCGGCCCATCGTCTAGTTTAATGCAGCTtgccacgccaccctatcctgtgctaaactttccatttctagtaactaatgcatcctacatctga